A genomic segment from Streptosporangium roseum DSM 43021 encodes:
- the aceA gene encoding isocitrate lyase, producing the protein MNDRLKGAADELRRDWETNPRWKGTERTYTAEDVVRLRGSVQEEHTLARLGAERLWDLLNTEDYVHALGALTGNQAVQQVKAGLKAIYLSGWQVAADANLGAQTYPDQSLYPANSVPAVVRRINNALLRADQITWSEGKEDAPHWLAPIVADAEAGFGGVLNAFELMKGMIAAGAAGVHWEDQLASEKKCGHLGGKVLIPTGQHVKTLNAARLAADVLGVPSLIIARTDAQAATLLTTDVDARDQAFTTGERTAEGFYRVRNGVDSCIARGLAYAPHSDLLWMETSLPDLDVAREFAEAIKARYPDQMLAYNCSPSFNWKKHLDDSTIAKFQRELGHMGYKFQFITLAGFHSLNYSMFNLAQGYAEEGMTAYVGLQEAEFAAESRGYTATRHQREVGTGYFDLVSTAIAPESSTTALRGSTEEEQFEKAH; encoded by the coding sequence ATGAACGATCGCCTCAAGGGAGCCGCAGACGAGCTGCGGCGCGACTGGGAGACCAACCCCCGTTGGAAGGGCACCGAGCGGACCTACACGGCCGAGGACGTGGTCCGGCTCCGGGGGTCCGTCCAGGAGGAGCACACCCTCGCCCGGCTCGGCGCCGAACGGCTGTGGGACCTGCTCAACACCGAGGACTACGTGCACGCGCTCGGCGCGCTGACCGGCAACCAGGCCGTGCAGCAGGTGAAGGCGGGCCTGAAGGCGATCTACCTGTCCGGCTGGCAGGTCGCGGCCGACGCCAACCTCGGCGCGCAGACCTACCCGGACCAGAGCCTCTACCCGGCGAACTCGGTCCCGGCCGTCGTGCGCCGCATCAACAACGCGCTGCTCCGCGCCGACCAGATCACCTGGTCGGAGGGGAAGGAGGACGCGCCGCACTGGCTGGCCCCGATCGTGGCCGACGCCGAGGCCGGCTTCGGCGGCGTGCTCAACGCCTTCGAGCTGATGAAGGGCATGATCGCCGCAGGTGCGGCGGGCGTGCACTGGGAGGACCAGCTCGCCTCCGAGAAGAAGTGCGGCCACCTGGGCGGCAAGGTCCTGATCCCGACCGGCCAGCACGTCAAGACCCTCAACGCGGCCCGTCTCGCGGCCGACGTGCTCGGCGTCCCGTCCCTGATCATCGCGCGGACCGACGCCCAGGCCGCGACGCTTCTGACCACCGACGTCGACGCCCGCGACCAGGCCTTCACCACCGGCGAGCGCACCGCCGAGGGCTTCTACCGCGTCCGCAACGGCGTCGACTCCTGCATCGCCCGGGGTCTGGCCTACGCGCCCCACTCCGACCTGCTCTGGATGGAGACCTCCCTGCCGGACCTGGACGTGGCCCGCGAGTTCGCCGAGGCCATCAAGGCCCGCTACCCCGACCAGATGCTGGCCTACAACTGCTCGCCCTCGTTCAACTGGAAGAAGCACCTGGACGACTCGACCATCGCCAAGTTCCAGCGTGAGCTCGGTCACATGGGCTACAAGTTCCAGTTCATCACGCTGGCGGGCTTCCACTCGCTCAACTACTCGATGTTCAACCTGGCCCAGGGCTACGCCGAGGAGGGCATGACCGCCTACGTCGGGCTCCAGGAGGCCGAGTTCGCCGCCGAGTCGCGCGGCTACACCGCCACCCGCCACCAGCGCGAGGTCGGCACCGGATACTTCGACCTGGTCAGCACGGCCATCGCGCCGGAATCCTCCACCACGGCCCTGCGGGGCTCCACGGAGGAGGAGCAGTTCGAGAAGGCTCACTAA
- a CDS encoding helix-turn-helix transcriptional regulator, whose amino-acid sequence MASLVGEEPLSLTQELDLIAFGQRLRHLRKQRGLTLSDLGERVSRAPSQLSLLENGKREPKLSLLKSLATALNVPVEELLRRQAPSRRAQLEMALEEAQRDPLYAGLGLARLKVSARVPNDVLEHILGLYGELRSRQAKGTATPEEARVANAELRRMQRERGNYFEEIEKAAAEALSAVGYRTGALSQSTVQALVTHFGYTVRTVQDLPRTVRSITDLRNRRIYVKHEQLGMHTPRTILLQTLGHLALGHHKPRDFADFLRQRTEANYFAAAVLVPEATAVPYLREAKQDRALSVEDLRDVFAVSYEMAAHRFTNLATHFLDLVCHFVRNDAGGIIYKAYENDGIVFPADEQGAIEGQRMCLQWSGRQVFRSPDRFSVFYQYSDSPTGTYFCVAHVDPSRERDFAITLGVPYRESRWFRGRETTHRTKSGCPTGDCCRRPPVELTQRWEGYAWPSARGNSHVLAALPPGSFPGVDEADVYTFLERHALE is encoded by the coding sequence ATGGCATCGTTGGTCGGTGAAGAACCGCTGTCCTTGACGCAGGAGCTCGATCTCATCGCGTTCGGTCAGCGACTGAGACACCTGCGCAAGCAGCGCGGTCTCACCCTCTCCGACCTGGGCGAACGCGTCAGCCGCGCGCCGAGCCAGCTCTCCCTGCTGGAGAACGGCAAGCGCGAGCCGAAGCTCTCCCTGCTGAAGTCCCTCGCCACCGCGCTCAACGTGCCGGTCGAGGAGCTGCTCCGCCGCCAGGCGCCCAGCAGGCGGGCGCAGCTGGAGATGGCCCTGGAGGAGGCGCAGCGCGACCCGCTGTATGCCGGACTCGGCCTGGCCAGGCTGAAGGTCTCCGCCCGCGTCCCCAACGACGTGCTCGAACACATCCTCGGCCTGTACGGCGAGCTGCGTTCACGCCAGGCCAAGGGCACCGCCACCCCCGAGGAGGCACGGGTGGCCAACGCCGAGCTCCGCCGGATGCAGCGCGAGCGGGGCAACTACTTCGAGGAGATCGAGAAGGCCGCGGCCGAGGCGCTCTCCGCGGTCGGCTACCGCACCGGCGCGCTGTCGCAGAGCACCGTCCAGGCCCTGGTCACCCACTTCGGCTACACCGTGCGGACCGTCCAGGACCTGCCGCGCACGGTCCGCTCCATCACCGACCTGCGCAACCGGCGCATCTACGTCAAGCACGAGCAGCTCGGCATGCACACCCCGCGCACGATCCTGCTGCAGACCCTCGGCCACCTCGCCCTCGGCCACCACAAGCCCCGTGACTTCGCCGACTTCCTCCGCCAGCGGACCGAGGCCAACTACTTCGCCGCCGCCGTGCTGGTGCCCGAGGCCACTGCGGTACCGTACCTGCGGGAGGCCAAGCAGGACCGCGCGCTGAGCGTGGAGGACCTGCGGGACGTCTTCGCCGTCTCCTACGAGATGGCCGCGCACCGCTTCACCAACCTGGCCACCCACTTCCTGGACCTGGTCTGCCACTTCGTCCGCAACGACGCCGGCGGGATCATCTACAAGGCCTACGAGAACGACGGCATCGTCTTCCCGGCCGACGAGCAGGGCGCGATCGAGGGGCAGCGGATGTGCCTGCAGTGGTCGGGCCGGCAGGTCTTCCGCTCCCCGGACAGGTTCTCCGTCTTCTACCAGTACTCCGACTCGCCCACCGGCACCTACTTCTGCGTCGCCCACGTCGATCCCTCCCGGGAGCGGGACTTCGCCATCACCCTCGGCGTGCCGTACCGCGAATCACGCTGGTTCCGCGGCCGGGAGACCACCCACCGCACCAAGTCCGGCTGCCCCACCGGCGACTGCTGCCGCCGTCCGCCCGTCGAGCTCACCCAGCGCTGGGAGGGCTACGCCTGGCCCTCGGCCCGCGGCAACTCCCACGTCCTGGCCGCCCTGCCGCCCGGGTCCTTCCCCGGCGTGGACGAGGCCGACGTCTACACCTTCCTGGAGCGTCACGCGCTCGAGTGA
- a CDS encoding glucosyl-3-phosphoglycerate synthase, with the protein MLPEVEAWLRGHTSSSDDWSVPWLLEAKGDTTVSVVLPARDEAETVGEIVTAIRRDLMEAVPLVDELVVIDSRSVDDTAVRAARAGARVIAQDDILPDLKPMDGKGEALWKSLAATSGDLLVFIDADLREFRTSFVTGLLGPLFADPGVAYVKGCYDRPLQNVQSGGGRVTELVARPLLNLHWPLLAGFVQPLAGEYAGRRSVLERVPFVTGYGVELGLLIDLLDLAGLDALAQVDLGRRVHSHQSTEALGGMASQILQTSWSRLERQNMMVSLHTPSLRLAQFRRGTTGHHATVRDVAVAERPPMITIPGYSAAPGR; encoded by the coding sequence GTGCTGCCTGAGGTGGAGGCATGGCTGCGTGGGCACACTTCATCATCGGACGACTGGTCGGTGCCGTGGCTGCTGGAGGCCAAGGGCGACACGACGGTCAGCGTCGTGCTGCCCGCCCGTGACGAGGCGGAGACGGTGGGGGAGATCGTCACCGCGATCCGGCGCGACCTGATGGAGGCGGTGCCCCTCGTCGACGAGCTGGTGGTCATCGACTCCCGCTCCGTCGACGACACCGCCGTGCGTGCCGCGCGGGCGGGCGCCAGGGTGATCGCGCAGGACGACATCCTGCCCGACCTGAAGCCGATGGACGGCAAGGGCGAGGCGCTGTGGAAGTCCCTCGCCGCGACCTCCGGCGACCTGCTGGTCTTCATCGACGCCGACCTGCGGGAGTTCCGCACGTCGTTCGTGACCGGGCTGCTCGGCCCGCTGTTCGCCGACCCGGGCGTGGCCTACGTCAAGGGCTGCTACGACCGGCCGCTGCAGAACGTGCAGAGCGGCGGCGGCCGGGTCACCGAGCTCGTCGCACGGCCCCTGCTCAACCTGCACTGGCCGTTGCTGGCCGGGTTCGTGCAACCCCTCGCGGGGGAGTACGCCGGGCGCCGGTCCGTGCTGGAGCGGGTCCCGTTCGTCACCGGCTACGGCGTGGAGCTGGGCCTGCTGATCGATCTGCTCGACCTCGCCGGCCTCGACGCCCTCGCCCAGGTCGACCTGGGCCGCCGCGTCCACTCCCACCAGTCGACCGAGGCGCTGGGCGGCATGGCCTCCCAGATCCTGCAGACCTCCTGGTCCCGTCTCGAACGCCAGAACATGATGGTCTCCCTGCACACGCCGTCGCTCCGGCTGGCCCAGTTCCGCCGGGGCACGACCGGCCATCACGCGACCGTCCGCGACGTGGCCGTGGCCGAACGCCCCCCGATGATCACCATCCCCGGATACTCCGCCGCGCCGGGACGGTGA